The Drosophila teissieri strain GT53w chromosome X, Prin_Dtei_1.1, whole genome shotgun sequence genome has a segment encoding these proteins:
- the LOC122623638 gene encoding glycine-rich selenoprotein has product MVYIDHNGRVWEKRPWDWRRIVELFVGIWFAIKQLFLTFLAPFTSNDNQANPRRGNGWGSGGGWGGGGGGGGGGGGGGGGRPGSGSGGLRPNRRIGRIQPTMSCNMPAGGG; this is encoded by the exons ATGGTGTACATCGACCATA ATGGGCGCGTGTGGGAGAAGCGTCCGTGGGACTGGCGACGGATTGTGGAGCTATTTGTGGGGATATGGTTTGCCATCAAGCAGCT ATTCCTTACATTCCTCGCTCCCTTTACAAGCAACGATAACCAGGCCAATCCGCGACGTGGAAATGGATGGGGAAGCGGTGGAGGATGgggaggcggcggtggcggcggaggaggcggcggcggtggaggtggcGGAAGACCTGGATCTGGATCAGGAGGACTAAGACCAAACCGCCGGATCGGACGCATTCAGCCGACTATGAGCTGCAATATGCCCGCTGGAGGCGGATGA
- the LOC122624363 gene encoding regulator of nonsense transcripts 1 homolog, producing MSVDTYAPSSALSFLDMDDNELLPGADTQPTQYDYRDFTMPSTSQSQTQNDQLELHPRRSGGDSHPRLASITNDLADLQFEEEDDEGGSSYVKELPAHACKYCGIHDPATVVMCNNCRKWFCNGRGSTSGSHIINHLVRAKHREVTLHGEGPLGETILECYSCGVRNVFVLGFIPAKADSVVVLLCRQPCAAQNSLKDMNWDQEQWKPLIADRCFLPWLVKQPSEQGQLRARQISAAQINKLEELWKDNIEATFQDLEKPGIDSEPAQVLLRYEDGYQYEKTFGPLVRLEADYDKKLKESATQENIEVRWDVGLNKKTIAYFTLAKTDSDMKLMHGDELRLRYVGELYIPWSEIGHVIKVPDNFGDDVGLELKTSSNAPVKCTSNFTVDFIWKCTSFDRMTRALRKFAIDRNSVSNYIYSRLLGHGRPDSNDEVLFRGAQPKLYSAPHLPDLNRSQVYAVKHALQRPLSLIQGPPGTGKTVTSATIVYQLVKLHGGTVLVCAPSNTAVDQLTEKIHRTNLKVVRVCAKSREAIDSPVSFLALHNQIRNMETNSELKKLQQLKDETGELSSADEKRYRSLKRASENQLLEAADVICCTCVGAGDGRLSRIKFTSILIDESMQSTEPECMVPVVLGAKQLILVGDHCQLGPVVMCKKAARAGLSQSLFERLVVLGIRPFRLEVQYRMHPELSQFPSNFFYEGSLQNGVCAEDRRLKLDFPWPQPERPMFFLVTQGQEEIAGSGTSFLNRTEAANVEKITTRFLKAGIKPEQIGIITPYEGQRAYLVQYMQYQGSLHSRLYQEIEIASVDAFQGREKDIIIMSCVRSNERQGIGFLNDPRRLNVALTRAKYGIIIVGNPKVLAKQQLWNHLLNFYKDRKVLVEGSLNNLKESLIHFQKPKKLVNSMNIGAHFMSTMIADAKEVMVPGSIYDRSGGYGQGRQMPGQTMNGGQYGGSGGGGPYGNSPLGYGAPSSNSMMGFGLGSGGNSGAGGNNNFGSAGGAGPSWAAAHLHHDSIGYISNEHGAAALGNMPVPVGMFMNMSNLPPRFYNQHQQAIMAAKQNRAIQQQSGNFSPSNSGVGITGAGAGVSLAGNKKTQKLGKSRAAGGVIGGAPATGGPGGQTGSVCSATPFSQQPVPLSLQMTQPSGFALSQQPELSQDFGQISQMDGLLSQDVAFNVSGERSLNQFSQPY from the exons ATGAGCGTGGACACGTACGCGCCCAGCTCGGCGCTCTCGTTCCTGGACATGGACGACAATGAGCTGCTCCCGGGAGCGGACACGCAGCCCACGCAGTACGATTACCGCGACTTTACTATGCCCTCGACCTCGCAGAGCCAGACGCAGAACGATCAGCTGGAGCTGCAC CCACGCCGCTCTGGCGGGGACTCGCATCCGCGATTGGCCAGCATCACCAACGATCTGGCCGATCTGCAGTTCgaagaggaggacgacgaggggGGCAGCTCGTATGTGAAGGAGCTGCCGGCGCATGCGTGCAAGTACTGCGGCATCCATGATCCAGCCACGGTGGTCATGTGCAACAATTGCCGCAAATGGTTTTGCAACGGTCGTGGCAGCACCTCCGGTTCGCACATCATCAATCATTTGGTGAGGGCCAAGCATCGCGAGGTGACGCTCCATGGGGAAGGTCCCCTGGGCGAGACTATCCTGGAGTGCTACTCCTGTGGTGTGCGCAACGTCTTTGTGCTGGGCTTCATTCCGGCCAAGGCTGATTCTGTGGTCGTGCTGCTCTGCCGCCAGCCGTGTGCCGCCCAGAATTCGCTAAAGGACATGAACTGGGACCAGGAACAGTGGAAACCTCTGATTGCAGACCGCTGCTTTTTGCCTTGGCTGGTAAAGCAACCCAGCGAACAGGGACAACTGCGAGCGCGCCAAATCTCAGCCGCCCAGATCAACAAGCTGGAGGAGCTATGGAAGGACAATATTGAGGCCACGTTCCAAGATCTGGAGAAGCCAGGCATCGACTCGGAGCCAGCACAGGTGCTGCTTCGCTACGAGGATGGCTATCAGTACGAGAAAACCTTTGGGCCGCTGGTCCGCCTTGAGGCCGACTACGACAAGAAGCTGAAAGAGTCGGCCACCCAGGAGAACATCGAGGTACGCTGGGACGTGGGCCTCAACAAGAAGACCATTGCCTACTTTACACTGGCGAAGACCGACTCAGACATGAAGCTCATGCATGGCGACGAGCTTCGCCTGCGCTACGTGGGCGAGCTGTACATTCCGTGGAGCGAGATCGGCCACGTTATCAAGGTGCCGGACAATTTCGGCGACGATGTCGGCCTGGAGCTGAAAACCTCATCGAATGCCCCGGTTAAGTGCACCAGCAACTTCACCGTGGACTTCATATGGAAGTGCACTTCTTTTGATCGCATGACACGTGCCTTGCGCAAATTCGCCATAGATCGCAACTCGGTGTCGAACTACATCTATTCGCGCCTGTTGGGTCACGGTCGTCCGGACTCAAACGACGAGGTGCTGTTCCGCGGCGCCCAGCCCAAGCTGTATAGTGCCCCGCATCTGCCCGATTTGAATCGCAGTCAGGTGTACGCCGTAAAACACGCGCTTCAGCGTCCGCTTTCGCTGATCCAAGGGCCGCCCGGCACCGGCAAAACAGTGACATCGGCCACCATCGTTTACCAGCTGGTCAAGCTGCATGGTGGCACAGTGCTGGTATGCGCTCCCAGCAACACGGCCGTGGACCAGCTAACGGAGAAGATTCACCGCACAAACCTGAAAGTGGTGCGTGTTTGCGCCAAGAGTCGCGAGGCCATCGATAGCCCAGTCAGCTTCCTGGCGCTGCACAACCAAATCCGCAATATGGAGACCAATTCGGAGCTgaagaagctgcagcagctaaAAGACGAGACCGGCGAGCTGAGCTCAGCGGACGAAAAGCGCTACCGCAGCCTGAAACGCGCCTCCGAGAACCAATTGCTGGAGGCTGCCGACGTCATCTGCTGCACATGCGTGGGCGCCGGCGATGGACGTCTATCGCGCATCAAGTTTACCTCGATCCTGATTGATGAGTCTATGCAGTCGACGGAGCCGGAGTGCATGGTGCCAGTGGTGCTGGGCGCCAAGCAGCTGATCCTCGTGGGCGATCACTGCCAGTTGGGACCGGTTGTTATGTGCAAGAAAGCAGCTCGTGCCGGCCTCTCGCAAAGTCTGTTCGAGCGCCTGGTGGTTCTGGGCATCCGTCCGTTCCGGCTGGAGGTGCAATATCGTATGCACCCCGAGCTGTCCCAGTTCCCGTCCAACTTCTTCTACGAGGGATCGCTGCAGAACGGCGTCTGCGCGGAGGATCGTCGCCTTAAGCTGGATTTCCCCTGGCCACAGCCAGAGAGGCCGATGTTTTTCCTGGTGACCCAGGGACAGGAGGAGATTGCCGGCTCCGGTACGTCGTTCCTCAACCGCACAGAGGCGGCCAACGTGGAAAAGATCACGACCAGATTCCTCAAGGCAGGCATCAAGCCTGAACAAATTGGAATCATTACGCCTTACGAAGGTCAGCGCGCGTACCTGGTGCAGTACATGCAATACCAGGGCAGCCTGCACTCTCGCCTCTACCAGGAGATCGAGATCGCCAGCGTGGACGCGTTCCAGGGACGTGAGAAGGACATCATTATCATGTCGTGCGTGCGATCTAACGAGCGTCAGGGAATTGGCTTCTTGAACGATCCACGTCGCCTTAACGTGGCCCTTACTCGAGCCAAGTACGGCATCATCATTGTGGGCAATCCCAAAGTGCTAGCCAAGCAGCAGCTGTGGAACCATCTGCTCAACTTCTACAAGGACCGTAAGGTGCTCGTGGAGGGATCGCTGAACAACCTCAAGGAGTCGCTCATCCACTTCCAGAAACCCAAGAAGCTCGTCAACAGCATGAACATTGGGGCACACTTTATGTCCACCATGATTGCCGATGCCAAGGAAGTAATGGTGCCGGGCTCCATTTACGATCGCAGTGGCGGTTACGGCCAAGGTCGCCAAATGCCGGGTCAGACCATGAATGGCGGGCAGTACGGCGGTAGTGGAGGTGGTGGTCCCTACGGAAACTCACCCCTTGGTTACGGTGCTCCCAGCTCCAATTCCATGATGGGCTTTGGCCTGGGCAGCGGAGGCAATAGTGGTGCcggtggcaacaacaacttcgGAAGCGCTGGCGGGGCTGGACCCAGTTGGGCCGCTGCCCACCTGCACCACGACTCCATTGGCTACATATCCAACGAGCACGGAGCAGCAGCGCTGGGCAACATGCCAGTCCCGGTTGGCATGTTCATGAACATGAGCAATCTTCCGCCGCGGTTCTACAACCAGCACCAGCAGGCGATCATGGCGGCCAAGCAGAATCGCGCCATTCAACAGCAGTCGGGTAACTTCTCTCCGTCTAATTCGGGAGTTGGAATCACTGGAGCCGGAGCAGGCGTCTCTCTAGCCGGCAATAAGAAGACCCAGAAACTGGGAAAATCGCGCGCAGCGGGTGGCGTGATTGGTGGAGCACCGGCAACTGGAGGACCAGGCGGGCAGACGGGCTCGGTATGCAGTGCTACTCCGTTCAGTCAGCAGCCGGTGCCTTTGTCGCTGCAGATGACCCAGCCTAGCGGATTTGCTCTTTCCCAGCAGCCGGAACTTTCGCAGGACTTTGGGCAAATATCGCAGATGGACGGTTTGCTATCCCAGGATGTCGCCTTCAACGTG TCGGGCGAGCGCAGTTTGAATCAGTTCTCACAGCCTTATTGA
- the LOC122624769 gene encoding uncharacterized protein LOC122624769: protein MIMNSNSNQEQYFRRNITGKVNAADCPSYSKNLFMGYKLQLFFWTAVGFYVFIFLIFLAICISIYVYFKS, encoded by the coding sequence ATGATAATGAACAGCAATTCAAACCAGGAACAATACTTCAGAAGAAATATTACAGGCAAAGTTAATGCGGCGGATTGCCCAAGCTATtccaaaaatttatttatgggcTATAAGCTGCAATTGTTTTTCTGGACTGCAGTAGGCTTCTAtgtattcatatttttgatttttctggCCATATGTATttcgatatatgtatattttaaaagctaA
- the LOC122624596 gene encoding glycine-rich selenoprotein, with protein MAYVDQNGRLWEKRPWDLRRILAIFVGIWFAVKQLFASFLSPFTGNDNSGDNSRRGSGWGSSSWGGGGGGGGGGGGGGGGGGGGGYGGGGLRPNRRIGRIPPPSQSCSAGGCCG; from the exons ATGGCGTACGTCGATCAAA ATGGTCGCCTATGGGAGAAACGTCCTTGGGACTTGAGACGGATTTTGGCCATATTCGTGGGTATATGGTTCGCCGTCAAGCAGTT ATTTGCATCGTTCCTGTCTCCATTCACTGGAAATGATAACAGCGGAGACAACTCCCGTCGAGGAAGTGGATGGGGAAGTAGCAGCTggggcggaggcggaggaggaggtggcggtggcggaggcggtggaggaggaggaggaggcggtggatATGGCGGCGGAGGCTTAAGGCCCAACCGACGAATTGGGCGCATACCGCCGCCCTCCCAATCCTGCAGTGCTGGAGGATGCTGCGGTTAA
- the LOC122624473 gene encoding poly(A) RNA polymerase gld-2 homolog B, whose translation MFTTRISGDMKIFAADVAESSATGTCNTTMQQQQQQHQQSQQLEFRPLMSAGSPSSKPGQCHLKFGKYNNKTANLMRQVNGCHSSNSNSNTSSNNEANKGQHQLHYCNNSSSNNNNNNNSHSWARKKYFGNGNNSLQQQQQHPSSYFQRQQQQQQQQQQMQLQQEQQAMNNNDVLMKNQNIVNAQVSDCKSSDSNNNNSSSSNNNTSSSSSISSSSCSNRTKPAKWLNENSSSSSNNNINNNNISCRNNNTNSIVTKRRNSSSADATAAYYRKSESESGCSETAAESAETEVTGTGPCNNKRYTGNASSAGSGTEASMGKSQDQEQDQSAKQRPRQQPLSFWKTNYPQTSASQLKDKETVAAVVSAAAVAAAAAASEQQQQQQSLSLEHRRNSGYQQHQQHNYYPYYYSQPKQLTIASFLQKEMLPDSTEKSSQHSSSNTGSSSNNNNSSSNMIGSSSNGNRNYSRNQYGHQSAGSSYQQQQQRYRNAQNVYQQYQHQQQQQHHANQQQQHTHPHFRRKHSDNGSGINKKMHYSPPGKSGDQADRSASGQQQHHHPHQQQQTIEILASSHFNAMHRRMQGGNNKNGYYQHSYNPMTGEVGSTPTRSEHQNIYNLTYIHVDTEATSEAASAAGTTPVVKPSLLNKPNISITPASSTTPTTVDRALPPAVRSASAPVSGSVLPAPTNHVRNMFPPPPLALLGGHGLLSPVTTTTPTKMISCAQLDEAITAAAASVDKLSTSPSYNQAGHYIIPPHQQQQQPSSHPIPTGTSSHPPPPPPPHMFFHFADRYCNPGNQGHQAPPATVWPHSSSPCYPASYGSSCGSGTGGGTSPHNKDGNAVALRPTSPALSSSSLGSESHWSGTSNRSRLGHSGHLSVSPTPSALGSAQLSPHLAEMRVQHPLHQQHPASHASNRPHGQMGGHAMSSYVPHRPPPPPPPPHPTISSPNPTPVAAGAGGPWYEMLLPPDRYLAQARNIEVAVQPEKLICMCKYDNLSAEIWKRFRGAQQTHKKFKLKMRLWRYLYLWMHQPMFERYRICLVGSTITGFGTDSSDIDMCLLPEQGVHPHQHQYHQHQHQHFHNEKRTEALIILTLFNAVLKDTEVFQDFNLIEARVPILRFKDITNGIEVDLNFNNCVGIKNTYLLQLYAQMDWRTRPLVVIVKLWAQYHDINDAKRMTISSYSLVLMVLHYLQHACVPHVLPCLHSLYPEKFQLGQQDCLDLDLIEPIEPYQALNTQTLGEHLLGFFKYYSSFDFRNLAISIRTGGVLPVSTCRMAKSPKNDVYQWKELNIEEPFDLSNTARSVYDAPTFERVKAVFLISARRLDHTLDLATIFRPIHHVPEHFPQQQQFEQQLHHPIAGQQRSAGGGGANPVSSKLNPDAASTFAEATAAHVA comes from the exons ATGTTCACCACCCGCATATCCGGCGACATGAAGATCTTTGCCGCAGATGTTGCCGAGAGCAGCGCCACAGGAACATGCAACACGAccatgcagcagcaacagcagcagcatcagcagtcgcagcaacTCGAGTTCCGGCCACTAATGTCCGCCGGATCGCCGAGTTCCAAGCCGGGACAATGTCATCTGAAGTTTGGGAAGTACAACAATAAGACGGCCAATCTGATGCGCCAGGTGAATGGTTGCCACAGcagtaacagcaacagcaacaccagcagcaacaacgaggCCAACAAGGGACAACATCAACTGCACtactgcaacaacagcagcagcaacaacaacaataataataatagtcaTTCGTGGGCCCGAAAGAAATACtttggcaatggcaacaacagtctgcagcagcagcaacagcatccaTCTTCGTACttccagcggcagcagcagcaacaacagcaacaacagcaaatgcagctgcaacaagAGCAGCAGGCAATGAACAACAACGATGTGCTGATGAAGAATCAAAATATTGTTAACGCACAGGTGTCTGATTGCAAGTCtagcgacagcaacaacaataacagcagcagcagtaacaacaacactagcagcagcagcagcatcagcagcagcagttgcagcaacagAACAAAGCCAGCCAAATGGCTTAATGAGaacagtagcagcagcagcaacaacaacattaataacaataatatcaGCTGCAGAAATAACAACACCAATAGCATTGTAACCAAGCGGCGCAACTCCTCATCGGCGGACGCAACAGCCGCCTACTATCGCAAATCGGAGTCGGAATCTGGATGCTCAGAAACTGCAGCAGAATCGGCGGAAACGGAGGTAACCGGTACAGGTCCCTGCAACAACAAGAGGTACACAGGAAACGCGTCGAGCGCGGGCAGTGGTACTGAAGCAAGCATGGGTAAGAGCcaggatcaggagcaggatcagtCGGCTAAGCAGCGGCCGCGACAGCAACCTTTAAGTTTCTGGAAAACCAATTACCCACAGACAAGCGCCAGTCAGCTCAAAGAT AAGGAAACGGTTGCAGCAGTTGTGTCGGCGGccgcagtagcagcagcagctgcagcatcggagcagcagcagcaacagcagtcgcTGTCCCTCGAGCACAGGCGCAACTCGGGctatcagcagcatcagcagcacaaCTACTATCCATATTACTATTCGCAGCCCAAGCAGTTGACCATCGCCTCGTTCCTGCAGAAGGAAATGCTGCCGGATAGCACTGAGAAGTCCAGtcagcacagcagcagcaatacgggcagcagcagtaacaacaacaacagcagcagcaacatgattggtagcagcagcaacgggaATAGAAACTATTCACGGAACCAATATGGACATCAGTCGGCGGGGTCGagctaccagcagcagcagcagcggtacCGCAATGCCCAGAATGTCTATCAGCAAtaccagcatcagcagcagcagcaacatcatgctaaccagcagcagcagcacacgCATCCGCACTTCCGCCGGAAGCACAGCGACAACGGCAGTGGCATTAACAAGAAGATGCACTACAGTCCACCGGGAAAGAGTGGGGATCAAGCGGACAGATCTGCATCtggacagcaacagcaccaccatccacatcagcaacaacagacaATCGagatcttggccagcagccaCTTCAACGCCATGCACCGCCGGATGCAGGGTGGGAATAATAAGAACGGCTACTACCAGCACAGCTATAACCCAATGACGGGCGAGGTTGGTTCCACGCCCACGCGCTCCGAGCACCAAAATATCTATAATCTTACTTATATTCATGTGGACACGGAGGCAACCAGCGAAGCCGCCtcagcagcaggaacaacGCCGGTGGTCAAGCCATCGCTGCTCAACAAGCCGAACATTTCTATAACGCCAGCTTCAAGCACAACGCCGACCACTGTGGACAGAGCACTGCCGCCGGCGGTTCGCTCCGCATCTGCCCCGGTGTCCGGTTCTGTTTTACCTGCGCCAACGAACCACGTACGAAACATGTTTCCACCGCCACCGCTGGCTTTGCTTGGTGGCCACGGATTGCTGTCGCCGGTGACCACAACCACGCCCACCAAAATGATAAGCTGCGCCCAGCTGGATGAGGCCATAACTGCGGCGGCCGCCAGTGTTGACAAGTTGTCCACGAGCCCAAGTTATAATCAGGcggggcattacattattccgccccatcagcagcagcagcagccatcgTCGCACCCAATCCCGACTGGGACGAGTTCAcatcctccgccgccgccaccgccacacATGTTCTTTCACTTTGCCGACAGGTACTGCAATCCGGGCAATCAGGGTCACCAGGCGCCTCCAGCTACCGTGTGGCCGCACTCCAGTTCGCCCTGCTACCCGGCCTCCTACGGTTCCAGCTGCGGAAGTGGAACTGGCGGCGGAACATCGCCGCACAACAAGGATGGGAATGCCGTTGCACTACGACCCACATCGCCAGCGCTTTCCTCATCCTCACTTGGCAGTGAGTCGCACTGGAGCGGAACAAGCAATCGCAGTCG CTTGGGCCATAGTGGCCATCTCTCTGTTTCGCCAACTCCTAGCGCACTGGGATCTGCTCAGTTATCTCCGCACCTGGCCGAGATGCGTGTGCAGCATCCGTTGCACCAGCAACATCCCGCATCGCATGCCAGTAATCGTCCACATGGGCAGATGGGCGGACATGCAATGAGCTCCTATGTCCCGCACCgtccaccgccaccaccacctcctccacatCCAACCATCTCATCGCCGAACCCAACTCCAGTTGCTGCTGGAGCCGGAGGGCCGTGGTACGAGATGCTCCTGCCTCCCGATCGCTACTTGGCCCAAGCGCGAAATATTGAGGTCGCCGTGCAGCCGGAGAAGCTCATCTGCATGTGCAAGTACGACAATCTGTCGGCGGAAATCTGGAAGAGATTTAGGGGAGCCCAGCAAACGCACAAGAAGTTTAAGCTTAAAATGCGCCTCTGGCGGTACTTGTACCTATGGATGCAC CAACCGATGTTTGAGAGGTATCGCATCTGCCTAGTTGGATCCACCATCACGGGCTTCGGGACGGACTCATCCGATATCGACATGTGTCTGCTGCCCGAGCAGGGGGTACATCCCCACCAGCATCAgtaccaccagcaccagcaccaacacTTCCACAATGAGAAGCGAACGGAGGCACTGATCATTCTCACTTTGTTTAACGCGGTTTTGAAGGACACGG AGGTTTTCCAGGACTTCAATCTGATCGAGGCGAGAGTGCCGATCCTGCGCTTCAAGGACATCACCAACGGAATCGAGGTCGATCTAAACTTCAACAACTGCGTGGGTATCAAAAACACCTATCTGCTACAACTTTACGCCCAAA TGGATTGGCGAACACGACCATTGGTGGTGATTGTGAAGCTCTGGGCCCAGTATCACGACATCAACGATGCCAAGCGCATGACCATTTCCAGCTACTCACTAGTGCTAATGGTGCTGCATTACCTGCAGCACGCCTGCGTGCCCCACGTCCTGCCCTGCCTGCACTCCCTGTACCCGGAGAAGTTCCAGCTGGGACAACAGGACTGCCTGGACCTGGATCTCATCGAACCGATCGAGCCCTACCAGGCGCTAAACACCCAGACGCTTGGGGAGCACCTTCTGGGTTTCTTCAAGTACTACAGCAGCTTTGA TTTCCGGAACCTTGCCATCTCCATTCGAACTGGTGGTGTCCTGCCGGTTTCCACATGTCGAATGGCGAAAAGCCCCAAGAACGATGTCTACCAGTGGAAGGAGCTGAACATCGAGGAGCCCTTCGATCTGTCCAACACGGCGCGATCCGTCTATGATGCGCCCACATTTGAGCGCGTGAAGGCCGTCTTTCTGATCTCGGCACGACGCCTCGATCATACCCTCGACCTGGCCACCATCTTCCGGCCCATTCACCACGTGCCCGAGCACTttccccagcagcagcagtttgaGCAGCAGCTACACCATCCGATTGCCGGTCAGCAGCGGAgtgccggaggaggaggtgccaATCCAGTGTCCAGCAAATTGAACCCAGATGCAGCCTCGACCTTTGCCGAAGCGACTGCAGCGCATGTCGCCTAA
- the LOC122624480 gene encoding NADH dehydrogenase (ubiquinone) complex I, assembly factor 6 homolog has protein sequence MRRLVRNWNCRLLFNAKSGQEIVRHAGTQQEAKISADPKDKNAVEVDKNGYGAKHCMSLVEKYDYENYLCTLLLPQELRRAAFALRAFNVEVSRSVSGHQIEPQIAKMRLKFWHDSIDKCFEPDSQRSYVEDQPVLRELKHTVGSRKLNKVYLRRLVTARERPPTHAFESIRELEEYTEQTFSSLLLLLLEVGGVRDLNADHAASHLGKAQGIATLLRSIPLAGRQQAPCIPLEVLVLHGVSQERIIRSKSDDKGVEDCIFDVASAANTHLKLARQLHDKVPPQVRKIFLSAVATDAYLERLRRANFLLTHKSCVGRDTLLPARLFWKSLFNRF, from the exons ATGCGGCGCCTGGTGCGAAATTGGAATTGCCGATTGTTATTCAACGCCAAATCCGGCCAAGAAATTGTGAGACATGCCGGAACTCAGCAGGAGGCCAAGATCAGTGCAGATCCCAAGGATAAGAACGCGGTTGAGGTGGACAAGAATGGATACGGGGCCAAACATTGCATGAGTCTAGTGGA GAAATACGACTATGAGAACTACCTGTGCACCCTGCTTCTGCCGCAGGAACTGCGACGAGCTGCCTTCGCCCTGCGGGCATTCAATGTGGAGGTCTCCAGATCGGTCAGCGGCCAT CAAATTGAGCCGCAAATAGCGAAAATGCGCCTCAAGTTCTGGCACGACTCCATAGATAAGTGCTTTGAGCCGGATTCCCAACGATCCTACGTGGAGGACCAGCCTGTCCTGCGAGAACTGAAACACACGGTGGGCAGTCGCAAGCTTAATAAGGTCTATTTGCGTCGTCTGGTCACAGCACGTGAACGTCCGCCCACCCATGCATTTGAGTCGATACGCGAGCTGGAGGAGTACACGGAACAGACCTTCTCCTCGctactgctcctgctgttgGAGGTGGGCGGAGTACGTGACCTAAATGCTGATCATGCCGCCTCCCACTTGGGCAAAGCCCAGGGCATCGCCACCCTGCTGCGATCCATACCGCTGGCGGGACGTCAGCAGGCGCCCTGCATCCCGCTCGAGGTGCTTGTGTTGCATGGCGTCAGTCAGGAGCGCATCATTCGCTCCAAGAGCGACGACAAGGGTGTCGAAGACTGCATATTCGATGTTGCCAGTGCCGCTAACACGCACCTGAAGCTCGCCAGGCAGCTCCACGATAAGGTGCCGCCGCAGGTGCGCAAGATCTTCCTCTCCGCCGTGGCCACAGATGCATATTTGGAGCGCCTGCGCCGTGCTAATTTCCT GCTGACCCACAAGAGCTGCGTAGGCCGCGACACCTTACTGCCAGCACGTTTATTCTGGAAGTCGCTGTTTAATCGGTTCTGA